From Watersipora subatra chromosome 8, tzWatSuba1.1, whole genome shotgun sequence, a single genomic window includes:
- the LOC137402134 gene encoding eukaryotic translation initiation factor 3 subunit K-like: protein MAETMRATVASLLKGIDRYNPENLDTLERYVAIQAEENTYDLEANLAVLKLYQFNPTYYNNSVTIQILLKALTNLPHADLNLCKSLLDSSRLDDPRVGKVIELADMLETCQFAFFWTSLEEESDLVETIVGFTDSIRKFVCHVWISKYGWTENGSSVYIANQEDFVKTRKVTEKIDFDSIADIMVANA from the exons ATGGCTGAGACTATGCGAGCTACGGTTGCTTCTCTTCTTAAAGGCATAGACAGATATAATCCAGAAAATCTTGACACGCTTGAGCGTTATGTAGCAATTCAAGCTGAGGAAAACACTTACGATCTAGAAGCGAACTTGGCAGTACTTAAGCTTTATCAGTTCAACCCAACCTATTATAACAATTCGGTTACTATTCAGATTCTGTTGAAAGCTCTGACCAACCTTCCACATGCCGATCTGAACTTGTGTAAAAGCCTGCTGGATAGTTCTAGACTGGATGATCCGCGCGTTGGTAAAGTTATCGAATTGGCTGATATGCTGGAGACCTGCCAGTTTGCTTTTTTCTGGACATCTTTGGAAGAGGAGTCAGACCTGGTTGAAACAATTGTAGGCTTCACCGATTCGATTCGTAAATTTGTCTGCCACGTC TGGATTAGCAAGTATGGATGGACTGAAAATGGGAGCTCTGTATACATTGCTAATCAGGAAGACTTTGTGAAGACGAGAAAAGTGACTGAGAAAATAGACTTTGATAGTATAGCAGACATCATGGTCGCTAATGCATGA